One window of Mauremys reevesii isolate NIE-2019 linkage group 4, ASM1616193v1, whole genome shotgun sequence genomic DNA carries:
- the LOC120403480 gene encoding olfactory receptor-like protein OLF1: protein MEMGNHSEATEFILSGLTDRPELQIPLFVVFLLIYSITLVGNGGMILLITTDPRLHTPMYFFLRNLSFCDLCYSSTISPKLLLNFLAERKSISYTACAVQVSLSIAFGDAESLLLAVMAYDRYVAICNPLLYTVTMSRQLCKRLVTLVYAVGFVDSMIYTCFTFRLSFCSSNIINHFFCDIPPLLALSCSDTRINEIVMYVFMSCITVSSLVTVLLSYVYIISTILQIRSAEGRRKAFSTCSFHLTTVALYFGTLLFMYLRPPSSYSMDIDKVASVFYTVVIPMLNPLIYSLRNTEVKDALRRAINKLLTNS from the coding sequence atggaaaTGGGAAATCACTCGGAGGCGACTGAGTTCATTCTCTCAGGACTGACAGATCGTCCGGAGCTGCAGATCCCCCTATTTGTGGTGTTCCTACTGATTTATAGTATCACcctggtggggaatggggggatgatCTTGTTAATCACAACTGACCCCcgactccacacccccatgtactttttcctcagaaatttgtctttctgtgacctctgctaTTCCTCGACAATTTCCCCTAAGttgctgctgaatttcttagcCGAGAGGAAAAGCATTTCTTACACTGCCTGCGCTGTGCAAGTGTCTCTCTCTATTGCTTTTGGAGATGCTGAGAGCCTCTTGCTGGCTGTGATGGCATATGACCGTTATGTGGCCATCTGTAACCCGCTGCTCTATACAGTCACCATGTCCAGGCAGCTTTGTAAACGGCTGGTGACTTTGGTGTATGCTGTGGGGTTTGTGGATTCAATGATATACACGTGTTTTACATTTCggctgtcattctgcagctccaacatcatcaatcatttcttctgtgacatccccCCGCTGCTGGCGCTCTCCTGTTCTGACACACGCATCAATGAGATTGTGATGTATGTTTTTATGAGCTGCATTACAGTGAGCAGCCTTGTAACTGTCCTCCTCTCCTATGTCtatatcatctccaccatcctgcagATCCGCTCTGCCGAGGGCCGgcgcaaagccttctccacctgctctttcCACTTGACTACTGTGGCCCTGTATTTTGGCACCCTCCTCTTCATGTATTTACGTCCCCCCTCCAGCTATTCCATGGACATAGACAAAGTAGCCTCAGTGTTTTACACGGTGGTGATCCCCATGttgaaccccctcatctacagcctgaggaacacggAGGTGAAGGACGCCCTGAGGAGAGCAATAAATAAACTCCTAACCAATTCCTGA
- the LOC120403440 gene encoding olfactory receptor-like protein COR5 codes for MEMGNHSEATEFILSGLTDSPELQVPLFGVFLLIYGITLMGNGGMILLITIDPRLHTPMYFFLRNLSFCDLCFSSIMSPKMLLNFLAERKSISYTACVVQMSLSIAFADVECILLAVMAYDRYVAICNPLLYTVTMSRKLCKQLVAGAYAVGVVDSLINTCFILRVSFCSSNIINHFFCDIPPLLALSCSDTSINEIVMFSFACCVILSSFVTVLLSYVYITSTIPKIRSAESRRKAFSTCTFHLTAVVLLFGTLLFMYLRPTSSYSMDTDKVASVFYTLVIPMLNPLIYSLRNKEVKDALRRVMNKLLTNS; via the coding sequence atggaaaTGGGAAATCACTCGGAGGCGACTGAGTTCATTCTCTCAGGCCTGACAGATAGTCCAGAGCTGCAGGTCCCCCTCTTTGGGGTGTTCCTACTGATTTATGGTATCACCCTgatggggaatggggggatgatCTTGTTAATCACGATTGACCCCcgactccacacccccatgtattttTTCCTACGTAATTtgtctttctgtgacctctgctttTCCTCAATAATGTCCCCtaaaatgctgctgaatttcttagcCGAGAGGAAAAGCATTTCTTACACTGCCTGCGTTGTGCAAATGTCTCTATCTATCGCTTTTGCAGATGTTGAGTGCATTTTGCTGGCTGTGATGGCGTATGACCGTTATGTGGCCATCTGTAACCCGCTGCTCTATACGGTCACCATGTCCAGGAAGCTTTGTAAACAGCTGGTGGCTGGGGCGTACGCTGTGGGGGTGGTGGATTCATTGATAAACACGTGTTTTATATTACGGGTGTCATTCTGCAGCTCCAACATCatcaatcatttcttctgtgacatccccCCACTGCTGGCGCTCTCCTGTTCTGACACCAGCATCAATGAGATTGTGATGTTTTCTTTTGCATGCTGCGTTATACTGAGCAGCTTTGTAACTGTCCTCCTCTCCTATGTCTATATCACCTCCACCATCCCAAAGATCCGCTCTGCCGAGAGCCGGCGCAAAGCATTTTCCACCTGCACTTTCCACTTGACTGCTGTGGTCCTGCTTTTTGGCACCCTCCTCTTCATGTATTTACGTCCCACGTCCAGCTATTCTATGGACACAGACAAAGTGGCCTCAGTGTTTTACACTCTGGTGATCCCCATGttgaaccccctcatctacagcctgaggaacaaggaggtgaaggaCGCCCTGAGGAGAGTAATGAATAAACTCCTAACCAATTCCTGA
- the LOC120403436 gene encoding olfactory receptor 1044-like, whose protein sequence is MEMGNHSEATEFILSGLTDRTELQVPLFGVFLMIYSITLVGNGGMILLITTDPRLHTPMYFFLSNLSFCDLCYSSIISPKMLQNFLAERKNISYTACAVQLYLSIAFGDVECLLLAVMAYDRYVAICNPLLYTVTMSRQLCKQLVVGAYAVGMVDSVIYTCFTFRLSYCSSNIINHFFCDIPPLLALSCSDTRVNEIVMFVFMSFIIVSSLVTVLFSYVYIASTILQIRSAEGRRKAFSTCSFHLTAVALYFGTLLFMYLRPTSSYSMDTDKVASVFYMVVIPMLNPLIYSLRNTEVKDALRRAMNKLLTNS, encoded by the coding sequence atggaaaTGGGAAATCACTCGGAGGCGACTGAGTTCATTCTCTCAGGACTGACAGATCGTACGGAGCTGCAGGTCCCCCTCTTTGGGGTGTTCCTAATGATTTATAGTATCACcctggtggggaatggggggatgatCTTGTTAATCACAACTGACCCCCGActgcacacccccatgtactttttcctcagtaatttgtctttctgtgacctctgctaTTCCTCGATAATTTCTCCTAAGATGCTGCAAAATTTCTTAGCCGAGAGGAAAAACATTTCTTACACTGCCTGTGCTGTGCAATTGTATCTCTCTATTGCTTTTGGAGATGTTGAGTGCCTCTTACTGGCCGTGATGGCGTATGACCGTTATGTGGCCATCTGTAACCCGCTGCTCTATACAGTCACCATGTCCAGGCAGCTTTGTAAACAGCTGGTGGTTGGGGCATACGCTGTGGGCATGGTGGATTCAGTGATATACACGTGTTTTACATTTCGGCTGTCATACTGCAGCTCCAACATCatcaatcatttcttctgtgacatccccCCACTGCTGGCGCTCTCCTGCTCTGACACCCGCGTCAATGAGATTGTGATGTTTGTTTTTATGAGCTTCATTATAGTGAGCAGCCTTGTGACTGTCCTTTTCTCCTATGTCTATATCGCCTCCACCATCCTGCAGATCCGCTCCGCCGAGGGGCGacgcaaagccttctccacctgctctttcCACTTGACTGCTGTGGCCCTGTATTTTGGCACCTTGCTCTTCATGTATTTACGTCCCACCTCCAGCTATTCCATGGACACAGACAAAGTAGCCTCAGTGTTTTACATGGTGGTGATCCCCATGttgaaccccctcatctacagcctgaggaacacggAGGTGAAGGACGCCCTGAGGAGAGCAATGAATAAACTCCTAACCAATTCCTGA